Part of the Arachis hypogaea cultivar Tifrunner chromosome 6, arahy.Tifrunner.gnm2.J5K5, whole genome shotgun sequence genome, ATATCAGCAAAACAGCAAGATCAGGTTAAGAACAAACCTTTTTCAATTCGGTCATTGGAAGTAGCGCATTATCGGGTTCTTGATGATTCAGCTTTCTATAACCATTCCTAGGCCACTTCAACACAGGTACGGATCCCATCGAACTAAGAAATGCCGATAAACTTGCTACCTTAGGCATAGGACCGGAGGAACCACTGGACGAACTCCATTGCTGCGCATCATCAGAAACTGCAATTTTCCAAGAACCAATATCAGCACTAGCACTAGCTGCCCTACGATGCGCATTTAATCTATCTTCCTTTGCTTCACCCAACCCAGACAAAGCATGTGCATTCTTTGAACAATTACTGACTGAATTGGTATCAACTAATCGCGGATTTCCGGTCGCTGGCATTCCCGAAAGAAATAATGCAAGTTCATCTTGTTCTCCTTCATCCAAATGCGCCCAAGGCCGAGGTGCCTCACCACCCGATTGGTCTGATTCATATAATGAATACTCAACTTTTGTGATCTTCTCATCAATGGCAGCAACAAAATCGCGGTGCCTATTTCTTGTATCCTCAATTGAGCTTCTGCTATAGCTCGACTTAACTGCCCGATTGAATTCATCTAACTGCATAGTGCCCACATAACATGTAAGCATGTAACAACAATCTCAAGATGACATACAAAAcacagtttttaatttttctatttctattttcccTCCCAAATTGCTGCACAGAAAACAAAATGAGCTATTCCAAACACAAAAAATCAATTACCTGCCATTTAGCAGTGCCAAGAGCAGTATTTAGATCTCTACGAAGCTCATCAGAGTTCCACACGCTGGAATCATCTTTTGTGGAACGAATCCATGTCCTATATGCAGATTCCAACCTTGAAAACAAAAaccacaatgataaacaaatcaacaaacaaaaaattaccaTGAGCTTCAAAACCGGTTTCTGAATTCAACATCCAATATTAGAGAATAACGTTAAACAAAAATCACAAATTGCCCCTAAATCTCTATCCAAAACCAAAATACTAGCTACAAATTACAGAGAAGAATAccacaataattaataataacaaaagcAAATTAGAAGAACATCACGAAGGTGATGAATAACATGCAAATTAAGAGTACCTGTCTGCAGATTCCTGAACTTCTTCGGCAGCTTCAAAGAAAGGATCTTTCTCCCACCGGTCAAAATTGGACGTCATGAATAGAAATGAGTCGTCTCGAAATTTAGAAATTATGAAACACAATAACGAAAATGAAAATGAATAGAAATTgggaacaaaaataattattttataaacccTAACAACTGAGAAAATCGGTGTTggttgatgaacaaagagaaGGTAATGAAAATGGGTCGTCAATATAAATAGAAGGACGTAATAAAAAATTATGGATCCGTGAGAAGTGAGAACATTTCTGATTAGTTTAGAATATAGATTCACGAGAAAGAAGCGGGTCCTAAGCGTAATTCATAGAGTTttagttctttcttttgtttggtACATTCATAGTTTGATACAATTTTTTCCAAAACAATTTAGAATTCAATATAATATCTTTTGTAAAAAgttagaaaaaggaaagaaaagagttCAATAAATCAGCATAGCTAATAAGTTATCAACTTATCAtaagtaatattatatatatttttcaaaatatcaaaaataatttattgaattttagaAGAGAAGAGAACTAGGGTGGTTTTTCACcaataaaatatatcaaattaataagAATGAAGTCAAGTGGAGTTTGGAGAGCAATAAGTAAAGTTATTAATGgaagaaaattatatattttttcttttgttatttgagaGTTTAACAAAGAGATGAAGACTTTatcatttatcaatttttttaatgtatgttAGCTGGGTACTAATTATAAACCAATTCGGGTTAAAAATTGttagtttatttgtttgtttaaataaatatcaaGTTAATATGATAAGTATTTTACTTTGAGTTTAGCTATGCTCATAGAGCACAAGTTAAGattattatgaataaaaaattttaaatattttattttgataaatatataataattacatgTATTTTTAGGATATATAATAGTCAaaccattttattttttaataaaaaataaaaaattatcttgtttaacttaatatttataattttatatatatatatatataatatttatatttatatatttattatgtcTAAATAACTCATTTAATAAAGGAATGAATGCATTgcaaaaaaaccaaaatagaaaaaattataaatctcTTTAACTCCTAAAATATCACTTCCAAATATTAttctttagttttattttaattttttcatacatacaaaaacaaaaaatgactACTTgtctatttttatgaaaaaaatttacacaaaaataatagtataaattattaaataatttaattaaatatattcagTCAGATATATCCAATCaaatataactaattatttaataatttgtaatattatctttatattaaaatatctttaagaaagtagggaaaaaaaaaagatttttttcattGCCTATTAATGTAAACAAAAGTCAAAGCATGAATGCCATACTAAATTCAAATATAACTGACGACACTACATTAGTCAAAGCGCAAATCGCATAGGGAAAAATgttaattaattagttgaatTGTTCTTATTTTTGTCATGTTTTGTTTATGGTAAGTTCAGTCAACGAGATTTTGTCATAGTAAAAGACGAAGCTGTGGAGGTATTTAAAAACCGAGCGCGTAAGGATTATGGTCAACAAAGTCCTactgcaaatatatatatatacaaaaatttataataaaatttataacttatAAAAACATTCAATTCatatctatatatttattatatcttaccgttataaacaacacaataaatttataactccaataattaatttgttaatttctataaataattcattaaatataataaacattcatattataaatgta contains:
- the LOC112756047 gene encoding uncharacterized protein, producing the protein MTSNFDRWEKDPFFEAAEEVQESADRLESAYRTWIRSTKDDSSVWNSDELRRDLNTALGTAKWQLDEFNRAVKSSYSRSSIEDTRNRHRDFVAAIDEKITKVEYSLYESDQSGGEAPRPWAHLDEGEQDELALFLSGMPATGNPRLVDTNSVSNCSKNAHALSGLGEAKEDRLNAHRRAASASADIGSWKIAVSDDAQQWSSSSGSSGPMPKVASLSAFLSSMGSVPVLKWPRNGYRKLNHQEPDNALLPMTELKKGNKASFEKSKSCLESSDESYDKQLYGWYGAIQRQIRRSQYQMRYSQPVRITVSIVVLLCLIVLIVIRAM